A single region of the Trachemys scripta elegans isolate TJP31775 chromosome 19, CAS_Tse_1.0, whole genome shotgun sequence genome encodes:
- the C19H1orf50 gene encoding uncharacterized protein C1orf50 homolog: EGQEVFSDACLLKFPSFLQADEFIRANACNRLTVIAEQIRYLQEQARKVLDEANRDADLHHVACNIVKKPGTVYYLYRRESGQRYFSILSPKEWGTSCPHEFLGAYKLQHDMSWTSSENIEKRDAEISILDKLLSQQAVLPQCTEPNFQGLTK, translated from the exons GAAGGCCAGGAAGTTTTCTCTGATGCCTGCTTATTAAAATTTCCCTCTTTCCTACAGGCAGATGAATTCATCCGAGCTAATGCCTGCAACAGATTGACTGTCATAGCTGAGCAAATCCGGTATCTGCAGGAGCAGGCCCGGAAG GTCTTGGACGAAGCTAACAGAGATGCTGATCTTCATCATGTAGCCTGCAATATTGTGAAGAAACCAGGAACCGTCTACTACCTGTACAGGCGGGAAAGTGGCCAGAGATACTTTTCCATCCTTTCTCCTAAG GAATGGGGGACCAGTTGCCCACATGAGTTCCTTGGTGCCTATAAGCTTCAGCACGACATGTCCTGGACTTCATCCGAGAACATTGAGAAACGAGATGCTGAAATTAGCATCCTTGACAAGCTGCTGAGCCAGCAGGCAGTGTTGCCTCAGTGTACGGAGCCCAACTTCCAAGGCCTCACCAAATGA